One genomic window of Daphnia pulex isolate KAP4 chromosome 10, ASM2113471v1 includes the following:
- the LOC124204098 gene encoding uncharacterized protein LOC124204098, translating to MHSTVGESKISQIMKILVVSLLLFLQGIQSAPWSPSCPHECWCHESYLASIVDEWHLLNKMQPDSSASPNSSALNDLLFRAVICVQQHDMEIETLLARLPSQTEAMKIIQASDAPEIRLTATHLSKFVNLRALGLEGSQHCLNNRSLVVRHQSFYIRIASNL from the exons ATGCATTCCACCGTGGGTGAAAGTAAAATTTCCCAAATCATGAAAATCCTAGTCGTTagtcttcttctcttccttcag GGTATTCAATCAGCGCCATGGTCTCCGTCTTGTCCTCACGAATGCTGGTGTCACGAATCCTACTTGGCCAGCATAGTCGACGAATGGCATCTACTCAATAAAATGCAGCCGGATTCATCCGCCAGCCCCAATAGCAGCGCCCTTAATGACCTATTATTCCGTGCCGTAATTTGTGTCCAACAACACGACATGGAAATTGAAACCCTATTGGCCCGCTTGCCGTCTCAAACCGAG gCCATGAAGATTATCCAAGCATCCGACGCACCGGAAATCCGCTTGACGGCCActcatttgtcgaaatttGTCAACTTGAGAGCTCTGGGTCTCGAAGGATCTCAACACTGTCTCAACAACAGGAGTCTAGTAGTGCGCCATCAATCATTTTACATTCGGATAGCCTCAAATCTTTGA
- the LOC124205814 gene encoding putative vitellogenin receptor, whose product MLDGSAFQYVVSVGVEIVEDLVIDWVGRHIYFADSGRKHIVVCDFYAAICSVVISGQLDKSRAVAVYPEEGLLFWSDWSSSSHIGSAGMDGSQRTNVITADIIWPNGLSVDETIQRIYWVDGKLNRIESSRIDGSDRKILPFKVTHPYALDIFENTIFWCDPLEHEVLSVNKFTGKDYKILMKEASLTPTGIHVHHPSKQSHLTNPCRNVICSHLCLLSPTPTRL is encoded by the exons ATGTTGGATGGATCAGCTTTCCAGTACGTTGTTTCGGTTGGTGTGGAGATTGTTGAAGACTTGGTGATCGACTGGGTTGGCAGACACATTTATTTCGCGGACTCCGGCCGGAAGCACATCGTCGTTTGCGATTTTTATGCTGCCATTTGCAGTGTTGTCATTAGTGGACAACTAGACAAATCTCGTGCCGTGGCCGTCTATCCTGAAGAGGGTTTGCTTTTCTGGTCTGACTGGAGTTCTAGTTCACACATTGGTTCTGCTGGCATGGATGGATCGCAGCGGACAAACGTAATCACGGCAGACATTATTTGGCCTAATGGATTATCTGTGGACGAAACCATTCAACGTATTTATTGGGTAGACGGCAAACTCAATCGCATTGAAAGTTCGCGGATTGATGGATCCGATCGTAAAATCCTTCCCTTTAAAGTGACCCATCCGTACGCTCTCgatatatttgaaaacacaATCTTTTGGTGCGATCCTCTGGAGCACGAAGTTCTTTCCGTGAACAAGTTTACCGGCAAGGATTATAAG ATTTTGATGAAGGAGGCTTCATTAACTCCAACTGGCATCCACGTTCATCATCCTTCCAAGCAAAGCCATCTCACCAACCCCTGTCGAAACGTGATTTGCAGCCATCTCTGTCTTCTTTCACCAACCCCTACAAGGTTATAA